The genomic region CAAGGTTGACCATCATGTCGGGGACGTCGACGAAGGCCGGCGGCTTCGGCGGCGGCGCAGCCTCGGCGTGATGCTCGTCTCCGCCGTGACGGAAGAAGAACCAGGTCGCGGCGCCGCCGCCGAGGACGGCGAGCACGCCGACGACCATGATGATGAGCTTGAGCTTGTTCTTCGGCGGAGCGGCTTCCGCGCCATCAGCGGCTGCGCCGCCTTCCTCATTCTCTGCCATCGTTGCCGCGCCCGTTCATCTCTCAAAGGGTCGAAAGAGCGAAGCCTCCTGGCAGACAATGACGCGATACGAATGCCCCAGCGCAATGCGCTCCTCTGATGCGCAAACGCTACGGTAATAATGGTTAACGGAATCTTTCGATTGGGCCTCTGCTAGGAAAAATCTGCCGGGCAAACATGGCTAACAGAACCTTTCTGCCGCCCGCTCGCGCCTCTCAAACATCTGCAAGCTATTGACAAAACATATCTTTTTGGTTTGGCACGGCTTTCGCTGAGAGAGGACCGAGACTGCACGGTTTGGGAGAACCCCACGGTCTCGGTCACGGGGTCCGCCAAGGCGCTTGGGAGAGCGAAATGGCAGATCCACTCAGGGGAGAATTCCGATGCAGAACGCGCTTCTGATCGGCTTGTCACGGCAGATGACGTTGGAGCGGCAGATGGATGTCATCGCCAACAACGTCGCCAACGCCAACACCAACGGCTTCAAGGCCGACCATTCGCTGTTCGAGGAGTATCTGAACTCGAACGCGCGTGAGGACAATTTCATCGGTCGCGACCGCCGGGTCTCCTATGTCCAGGACCGCGGCACCTTCCGCGACATCGGCCAGGGGCCGATGGAGCCGACCAACAATCCGCTCGACATGGCGATCAACGGCGGCGCCTATTTCGCGGTGCAAGCCAATGGCGGCGAGCTCTATACCCGCGACGGCAAGTTCTCGCTCAACAGCACCGGCCAGCTCGTCACCGCGGACGGCAATCTCGTGCTCGGCAATGCCGGCCCGATCACCTTCCAGCCGACCGACCACGACATCAATGTCGCGCCCGACGGCACCGTCACGGTGCTCGAGGGTACGGCGCGGACCGATTCGATCCGCGGCAAGATCCGCATGGTGTCGTTCGACGATCCGGCCAAGCTGACCAAGCTCGGCGCCAATCTCTATGCCGCCGGCTCGGCAAACCAGCAGGCCGACACCAAGTCCACCTTGCAGCAGGGTTACATCGAGAAGTCGAACGTGAATGCGGTCGGCGAGATGACCCGCATGGTCGAAGTCATGCGCAGCTACACCGCCATCGCCAATCTGCTGCAGCAGCAGAGCGACCTCCACAAATCGGCGATCGATAAGCTCGCCGACGTTCCGGCCTGATTGAAGGAGAACTGAGATGCAGGCGCTTCACACCGCAGCGACCGGAATGGCGGCACAGGAACTCAACGTTCAGGTGATCTCCAACAACATCGCGAACCTGCGCACCACCGGCTTCAAGAAGCAGACGGCGGCATTCCAGGACCTGATCTACGAGCACGTGCGCCGCGTCGGCGCCCAGTCGTCCGACCAGGGCACCATCCTGCCGGTCGGCGTCGACATCGGCGGCGGCGTCAAGACCGTCGGCACCCCGCGCAGCATGACGCAAGGAACGCTGTCGCAGACCGGCAACGACCTCGATCTCGCCGTCTCGGGCGAGGGCTTCTTCAAGATCCTGATGCCCGACGGCACCTTCCAGTACACCCGCGACGGCACCTTCCAGATGGACAATCAGGGCCGCGTCGTCACCGCGCAGGGCAACCCGGTGCAGCCCACCATCACCATCCCGAACAACGCCTCGGGCATCACCGTCAGCGAGCAGGGCCAGGTCTCAGTGACGCTGCCGGGTTCCTCGACCTCCTCGATCGTCGGCCAGATCGGCATCACCCGCTTCATCAACAAGGCGGGCCTGCAGCCGGTCGGCAACAACCAGTTCACCGAGACGCCCTCGTCCGGCGCGCCGCAGGACGGCACCGCGAACTCCGAGGGCTACGGCAAGATCACGCAAGGCAGCCTCGAGCAGGCCAATGTCGACGTCGTCTCGGAGATGAGCGATCTGATCGCCGCCCAGCGCGCCTACGAGATGAACGCCAAGGTGATCAGCGCCGCGGACCAGATGATGCAATCGACCACGGCGCTGTTCCGCTGAGGTGATGACGATGATCCGCGCCACCCTCGCCACGATCTCCACCCTTCTCGCGCTGGCCTTGCCGGCAGCGGCCGCAGACGATTTCATCGCCGCGCCGACGCTGCGCGCAAGCGTCACGGTGACCTCGGACGTGGTGCGGGTCGGCGATCTCATCGACAACGCCGGATCGGCCGCGCTGATCCCGGTCTACCGCTCGCCCGATCTCGGCACCACCGGCACGCTGACGGTCGGCCAGGTGCTGTCGGTACTGCGCGCCAAGCAGGTGATCGGCGTCATGACCGGCGACATCAAGGAGGTCCAGGTCACCCGCCTCGCCCGCACGCTCGCGAGCAAGGATATCGAAAACGCGGTCGCCGCGGCGCTGGAGCGCCGCTTCGGCCTCGGAGACGCCGCCAACATCACCATCACGTTCGACCGCAACGTCGCCGAGATGCGGCTGGACGCCTCCAACAACGGCGCGCTGCAGCCGGTCGCAACCCGCTTTGATGCCCGCAGCGGCCGCTTCGACATCGCCTTCGAGATCGCCAACGACGGCAATGCCGCGCCGACCAAGCTGCGCTTCACCGGCACCGCGATCGAGACGGTGGAGGTGGCCGTGCTGACCCGCGACATCGACCGCGCCGAGCTTCTGAAATCCTCCGACCTGTCGTTGGAGCGCCGGCCGAAGGCCGAGGTCGCCGGCGAGCCTGCCTCGCGCGATCGCAGCATCGGCATGCAGCTGCGCCGTGGAATGCGCGCGGGCACGCCGATCCGCGCCGCCGACCTCGTCCGACCCGACTTCGTGGTGCGCGATCAGGCCGTCACCATCATCTACCAGGTGCCCGGCCTCTATCTCACCACGCGCGGCAAGGCGATCGAGAGCGGCGCCGAGGGCGACACCGTCAGCGTGCTCAATCTGCAGTCCAAGCGCACGCTGACCGGAATCGTCACCGGCCGCGGCCAGGTGACCGTCCAGGGCGCCAGCCAGTCCGCGCCGATGGCGCCGGCGGTCGAGCAGACCTCGTCGGTCAAGCGCGACAACGTGCCGGCGGCCGCTGCCCTGGCGCAGAGCCTGATCCAGGCGCCCGCAGCCGAGATCGCCCAAGCCCAGATTCCGCAAGTTCGCCTCTCGCAAGCTCCAGCCAAGTCAGAGTAGATTCATGTCCACGTTCAGTTCGGCCTCCCGCCCTCGTCGCATCGCGATCTCTGCCCTGCTGCTGGCGACTTGCACCTTGGCGAGCGGCTGCTCCTCGATCGACCGGCTGTCGCAGATCGGCGAGCAGCCGAAGCTGTCGGCCATCGACAATCCGACCACGCAGCCCGGCTACAAGCCGGTGCAGATGCCGATGCCCAAGCCCGAGGTCGCCTCCTACAATCCGAACTCGCTCTGGCGCAACGGCAGCCGCGCCTTCTTCAAGGACCAGCGCGCCCGCCAGGTCGGCGATCTCCTCACCGTGACCGTGAACATCACCGACAAGGCCAACATCGAGAACGACACCTCGCGCAGCCGCACCAACAAGGAAGATTCAGGGATCACCAACTTCATCGGCGCCCAAACGATCACCCAGGCCAACAAGATCCTGCCGGGCCGCGTCCTGACCGCCGACTCGACCTCGCAGAGCGAGGGCAAGGGCAGCGTCGACCGCAAGGAAGCCCTGCAGACCAACGTCGCCGCCGTGGTGACCCAGGTGCTGCCGAACGGCAACCTGGTCGTCGAAGGCAAGCAGGAGATCCGCGTCAACTTCGAAATTCGCGAGCTGATCGTCGCCGGCATCGTCCGCCCCGAGGACATCCAGAGCGACAACACCATCGATTCCACCAAGATCGCCCAGGCCCGCATCGCCTATGGCGGCCGCGGCCAGATCACCGACGTGCAGCAGCCGCGCTACGGTCAGCAGGTCATGGACGTGCTCCTGCCCTTCTAAGCCCTTCAAGAGCTCCCACATCGTGCTCGCGAAACCTAGGCGCGAACGACGATGTACTACGCGGCCTCCGGTAGCTCCCCTGCCGGAGGCCGCATGCGTTTTGGTGAAGGTGCGGGCTGCGAGCTTCGGCTCCGGTCTGCGCCATCGTAACGACGCTGCCTCTCCACGCTCCGTCGTTGCTGTCGATGTTCACTAATTCGCTGATTGGATCGCGGTGGTCTTGGTAGCGGCGAAGGCCTTGGGGGTTTGTCCTGCCAAGGCCTGATGGGGTCTGTGGTTGTTGTAGTAAACGAGGTACTCGAACAGTTCATTGGCGAAGTGGTCGAGGTTGTCGAAGGTCGCGCCGTCGATGACGTCGTCATCGAGGGTGCGCCAGAAGCGTTCGACCTTACCGTTGGTCTGCGGCCGATAGGGCCGGGTGTAGCGGTGTTTGATGCCGAGCTCGAGCAGCATGGCCTCGAACGGATGCTCGCCCGGCTTGGTGCGGGCGGCTTGTCCGCCGAAGCTCGAGGGCGGAAGCAAAGCAATGCAGAATCCCTCAACACAAAGACTCTGGATTGCTTCGTCGCGAAGGGCTCCTCGCAATGACGGTGTAGAGAGCGGCGGCCTCATCACGCTGCATCCGCGACGGCGCGTATCTCAAGATGCATGCCGGTCTCCTTCTGAAGCGCGTGGATCACCGCCATCAGGTTCTCGGCCGTCGGATTGCCGCGCGGTCCGAACATCCGCATCAGGCTCTTTTGCGGACGATCAATCACCTCGCTCAGCCGTTCGAAACCGATGGTCGCATTGATGTAAGTGCGTAATGCCGTGCGGCCGTAGTCGACGTCCCCTTGCAACAGGCCCTGCATCGCCTCCAGGAACAGCGCTTCGCGAAAGGCGGGATCGCGCTCCGCCATCGCACGGACGGTATCACGAAAACTCCGAGTTAATGGCATCACCTTCTCCCTATCGTGCTCTTGACTTGTAATCACGCCAGCGGCGTAACGCCGTATCGATATCGTTTTGCTGTCTCTGCTTGGTGCCGCCTCCCAACAGAATAACCAGCGAATTACCGTTCCAGCCGAAATAAACCCGGTAGCCAAGGGCCACGATTGATCTTGAGTTCAGCGGCCCCCTCCCCAATGGACTTGACGTTTGACCTGTTGCCATCGGCCAGCCGCTCCATCGCGACCGCAATCGTGACGCGGGCCTGCGGATCAAGTCGTTCGAGCCAATCGCGAAACGGGCTGCGATCATCGACGATATATTCTCCGACCCTGATCATTTGGCACCACACTCGTTACCATTTTTCAATTTCAGAAAATTCGGTTTATTAAAAATTCTCATTGACACACCCCCACCACCCCATTATGTTCCCGTTTCGTTCCATTCCACAAGAGGGCGTATCGCGATCGTCACGAAGCGCGGGATGGGATGCGGTGGCCGCGACGGCGTCGGCGCGAATGGTGGCTGCAGGGCGGAAAACCGTGAGCGGCGACAGGCGCGATACGACACGGCGCTGAAAGCGTCTTCGAATGGCCTCGACGGTGAGCGCACGCCAGCCGTGGAGAGCCCAGCGAGGATGTGCGCGGACGGAGAAGTCGTGTGGTCCCGACGCCCGGGGTCTGTGCGCCAAGGCTTGCGGTGACGTTGCGGTCCGACCGGGCCCGCAGCGTCAGTCATCCGCAAGGCGACGGGGGCAATAGTGCATCGCTCCCCGGGGAGCAACTGTGCTGAAGTAGACCGCCGATCGGCCGGCCTCAAGGCTGGCGCGAAGACGCGCCCCCGCCTTCGGCGGCTGACGGCCTTGACCCCGTCCGCTCGCCGGTCTGTCGGCTTGGCATGCGCTCGGTCCGGGACCGGGCGCATGGAGGCGCGCTCGATCAGTTCACCGCAACGCGTAGCGGGCGGGATCCCATTTCTCGCCGCGTGCAATCATCGTGTTGAGAATGACGATCAGCTTGCGCATGCAGGCAATCACTGCAACCTTCTTCAGCTTTCCCTTGGCGATCAGCCGTTCATAGTAGGCCTTGAGCACCGGGTTGCTCTGGGTGGCTGCGCCGATACAGGGCATGTAGAGGGCGTTGCGGACCCAGCGCCGACCGCCCTTGATGTGGCGCTCACCACGCCGTTTGCCGCTGTCGTCGTCATAAGGAGCGGCTCCCAACAACGCGGCAGCGACCTCCTCGCGCACCGTCCCGAGCTCTGGGAGGCCCGCAAGGAGGACCGCAGAGGCCACATCGCCGAGACCCGGCACGCTCTCGATGATCTCGGCGCGTTTGGCAAATGCCGGTGTGGCCTTGATCGTGGCGGTGATGGCGTCCTCGATCTTGGCCGTCTCGATGTCGAGGCCCTTCAAGACGCGAGCGTGGGCTTTCTGAACCGCTCCCGGCACCGCATGTTCGTTCTGGCTTTGCAGGCGGGTCCTCAGATCAATCAGGGCTTTGCGCGCTTTGACCAGTGCCGCCAGCTCGTCGCGTGCGGCATCGTGGATCTGGTCCAATACTTCGTCGAACGTCTCGGCGAACCAGGCGATCATCTCCGCGTCGATCGTATCGTTCTTGGCGAGCCGTCCGGCCGATCGGGCGAAGCTGCGCACGCGCTTGGGATCGACAATCCGCACCTCGATGCCAGCCTGACGCAGCACCCTGGCCCAGTCCCGCTCATAGCCGCCGGATGCCTCCATCACCGCCTTGGCTACTTTGTGCTTGCGCAGCCAGGCCACCAGTTTGCGGTGCCCCTCTGCGGTGCTCGGGAACGTTTGCCGTTGCGACAACGGGCGGATGCATGCATCCACCTTGCCCTTGGCCACATCGATACCGACGACAATGCGATCGTTTTGTGCCATCATCCACTCCCTTCCTTGCTCGTCCGGGCTCGAAGCCCATGCAACTGTTCGGGTTGAGGAAGACACACCGGATCTGTCCCTAGCTCCCCGTCAGGCTCCCAGGCCTTTGAGCACGAACGGGCTCAGATCTAGCGACGGGCGGTTGGTGAGAACCGCCCGTTCGCACATTCTGGCAGATTTTGCGGACACAAGAGCACGAAGGAGGCCGTGAAAACCATCGCGCAGGGAAGGCCGGGATGCCCCGGCGTCACCTGTCGTCCACCCCGTGCGCATCCTTGCACACGCGGGACTTCGGGTGCCAGCTGGCGCCCGGCCTTCCCTGCGCCTTCTTGATCTTCAGGAGGGCAAGACGATTGCAAACCTCGGGCAAAGCTGCCGCGAGGATGCGAAGGCTTGTCCCGCGACTTGGGTCTCGACGGAAAAAGACGAAATTGTTGTCTGCCGGATGTTCATCTCTCGCCTGTCCCGGACAAGCCACATCGCGTCAGCGATGCGGCGCAGAGCCGGGACCCATATGTGGACGGGCCCCCTGCTGGCAAGAGGCGGCCGACCTCATTCTGGCACACTGATGCCGTCGGGGGCCGTCCACCCCAACAGAATGCCGCAACGTGGGCCCCGGCTCTGCAGCGCACCGCTCCCTGGACGATGCTTCGCATCGACAGGGCGGCGCTGCGCTGCGTCCGGGGCACGAGATCGCAACGCCCCCCTCACGTAAACTCCATTTCCACCACCCCCAGCCCGTCCAGCTCCATCCGCACCTTGTCGCCGGCTTTCAGCCACAGCGTCTTCACCAGGCTGCCGGTGAGCACGAGCTGCCCGGCGTGCAGCCCCTTGCCTTCGGCGGCGAGATGGTTGGCGAGCCAGGCGAGCGCGTTGTGGGGATGGCCGAGCACGTCGGCGCCGGTGCCGTGGCTGACCTCCTCGCCGTTGACGATGGCGCGGCCTTTGACCGCCGTGAGGTCCGGCACCGACGAGCGCGGGACCGAGGGACCCAGCACGCAGCCGGCGGCGAAGAAATCGTCGGCGATCAGGGTCGGGGCGCCCATCGTCTCCCATTTCACATAGCGGTCGTCGACGATCTCGATGGCGGGATGATAGGACTCGACCGCCTCGCCGACCCATTCGGCCGTGAACGGCGCCTCGCCGGCGGCGAGGTCCCGCTTGAGCCGCACTGCGATCTCGCATTCGACGCCGACACGGACATAATTGGAGGCGGCGAGCTTGGCGCCGCTGTCGTGGACGCCCTTCTGGAACACGCCGCCGCCGCAGGGGTGCGGGATGCCGATATAGTCCTGCATCACTTGGCTGGTGCAGCCGATCTTGTAGCCGACGAGCGGGCCGGCATGCGGCAGCAGCAGATCGTGCAGGGTGCGCTGGACCTGGTAGCCCTCGGCTTCGTCCGCAGGAGGACGTTCCAGCGCCGCAAGCGGAGCATGGTTGCGGCGCGCCAGCGCGATCGCCTTTGCGGCTTCGAGAATCTTGTCCATCGGCGCCGCCTCCCACGCTACGCAGTCGAAGGCGGCACTTCAGCATCCCCGCTCCGGCCTGACAAGCGCAGGTGACGTCCCTCAGCTCTTGACGAGGCCGAGCCGGATCAGGCTCTCGGCGCTCGACTGGATCGCCTCCTCGTTGGAGCGCGCCTGCCAGCCGAGCAGCGACCGTGCCTTGGCGCTGATGTCTGACCTTTCCGAGCATCGGCACGACGGCACGCAGCAGCGGAATCCGGCTCGCGGCCAGCCGCACCAGCCAGTCCGGAGCCTGGAGCCGCGGAACCCGGCGCGCCCGTGGCCCGAGTTCCCGCCGCAGCACGCGGGCGATGTCGAGGATCGACATCGTCTAGCGTTTGCGACGGCAACTGCGATTGCAGCCCCGATCCCGCTTTGCTCGCCGATTGCAAGCGGGCCATCCGCACCATCGGCGGCAAGTGGAAGCTGGAGATCCTGTTCAGCGTTGATGAACAGCGCGGTTCGTTTCGGCGCCTTGCGGCGCTCGATCGGCGGCATCACCCAGCACATGCTGACCATGCGGCTGCGCGAGCTCGAGCAGGACGGCCTCGTGTCGCGCACTGCCTTCGCGGAGAAGCCGTTGAGGGTCGAGTACGAGCTGACCGATGCGGCCTACGGCCTGTTGCCGGCGTTTAAGGAAATATTGAGCTGGTCCAGGCTTTATGGCGATACCCGTCTTGAGACGTCGCAGCAGGCCTGATTGCAGCGATGCTTGATGCAGCTGGATCAGCGTCTCAACCTTCGAGTCGATCTCGTTGATGCGACTCGCAAAACCTCCCGCACCTGAAGTGAAGGCTGTTTCTGATCCGAACTCACGTGAGCTCGGAGCAATCCAGTCTAGCCCGTTGATCGCGATTCACTTTTCGCGATCGCGCTGGTGGGCGCGACGGCAAGCCACGGGCAATATGCCGGGCACGGCGCGAAACGGCGCCCTGCGTCCAAAAACAAAGAGCCGCATCTCTGCGGCTCGGACCCTATTCGTCGCGATAGACCTTCTCGCGTTTCTCGTGGCGCTCCTGCGCTTCCACCGAGAGCGTCGCGATGGGCCGGGCCTCGAGCCGCTTCAACGAGATCGGCTCGCCGGTTTCCTCGCAATAGCCGTAGGTGTTGTCCTCGATACGCTGGAGCGCGGCGTCGATCTTGGCGATCAATTTGCGCTGGCGGTCGCGGGCGCGGAGTTCGATGGCACGGTCGGTTTCGGACGAGGCCCGATCGGCGAGATCGGGGTGGTTCACGTTCTCCTCCTGCAGGGCTTGCAGGGTGAGCTTGGACTCTTTGAGGATCTCATCCTTCCAGGCGAGGAGCTTCAAACGGAAGTACTCCTTCTGCCGGTCGTTCATGAAAGGCTCTTTGTCGGTCGGTCGGTAGTTTTTCAACTTTTCCAAGGGAGGCCTATCTTCTTAAGTAACGACTCGTGGACGGACCGGGGTCCGTTGAGCCGGGCCTTATATAGTGGCCTCCCGTGACAGACAATATTTCCCTCACCGCCCGGTGCTCGCCCCCAAGCCCTTGCACAGGAAGGTTTATCCTTAAGGGCCTGGAGGCGGCCGGCGGCCCTAATAGCCGACCGTGAAGCGCTGCTTCAGGTGGGCTGGCCGTTCGATTTCGTCGGCAAGCGCAATGGCGTAGTCGGCAAAGGTGATCCAGCTCTTGCCGTTCGCATCTGCGAGAAGCTGATCGGTCCCGAGCCGGAACTTAGCCGTGCGTTCCCCCTCCACGAACAGCGCCGAGGGCGAGATGAAGGTCCAGTTCAGGTCCTTTTCCTGCCGCAGCAGGTCCAGGAAGGCCGAGCCTGCCTCCGCTTCAGCCTTGTATTGGGCGGGAAAATTGGGAGTCGTGACCAGCTTCACGCCTGGAGCAACCTCGAGGCTGCCGGCGCCGCCCACCACGAGGTAACGACCGACCTTGGAGTCCTTCGCCGCACCGATCAGCTTGAGCGGATCACTGGCCAGGAAGTGCACGGAACTCACGGCGACGTCGTGACCGGCCCACAGCTTCGTAAGGCCCGCCTGGTCGAGCACATCCCCCTTGGTCGGCGTGACGTTCGGCAGGGTCGCGATCTTCTCGGGGTTCCGGGCGATGGCCGTGACCGCGTGGCCACGGCGGGATAGTTCCTTGGTGATCTCCGAACCCGCCCGGCCCGAGGCGCCGGCGACTGCGATTTTCATGGAAGGCTCCCTTGCTTCTATAGTAACTAGCGGAGACTAGATATCGCAAAGAATGCTGGTGTTAAGAGAGCACTTTGTGCTTACCTGATTACGCTGAGGTAACTGATCGACACCGACACGCGGACCGCAAGCAACGGTATGGATTTCCGAGGACCGACGATGCAACCCGACGTCTACGCAGCGAACTGCCCCACCCGCCAAATCCTCGATCGCGTCGGCGACAAATGGGCGGTGTTGATCCTCTTGCTCCTGCGCGAGGAGCCGATGCGTTTCAATCAGTTGCGCCGCACGATTGAAGGCATCTCGCAGAAGATGCTGAGCCAGGTTCTCAAGTCGCTCGAACGCGACGGCCTGATCAGGCGCCGTGCCATCGCAACCGTGCCGGTGACGGTGGAATATTCGATCACCCAGCTCGGCCTGACGCTGGCGGCGGCGGTGGATCCCTTGCGCGATTGGGCCGAGCAGAATCTGAAAGACGTGCTCGCCGCCCAGCGCCGCTATGACGCGCAGCTGAAGGAGGAAGCGGCGTAGGCGAACGAAGAACGCTTACGGGATTTCCGTCATCCTGAGAGGGTGACGGATGACTCTTACCCCTGTCCGGCCTTCGCCAGCTCGACCTCGACGCGCAGCTCGATCTCGGAGAGCACGGCATCGAGGCCGGCATCGCCGGAGGACGATTTCAGGTTCGCGGCGGCATCGCGCAGGCGCATCACGGTCGAGGCGTCGAGATTGCCGGACAACAGGCCCATCTTGAGATCGTCGAGCACGTCGAGCGCAGTCCTGCCGCGGGCGACCGAGCGCTTGCGGCGCTCGACCGGATCCTCCTCGACACCCTGCAACGCCAGCAGCGCATCGATGTTGGCGGCGGCCTTCGGTGCGGCAGCGCTCCGCGTCTCCTGCGCCGATGAGGTGTCGGGCAGCACGAAGCTGCTGGAGCCCGTCCGCTTGGCCTGACTGGCCGGCGCTCCAAGCGTGGTGCCGTTCGGTCCGTAGATGCGCATCGGAAAGAATCCGGGTGATCGATGCCTCACCTTCGCTGTCTTATGGTTAACGGTGCGTAAACGGCCCGGCAAAATCTGCCGACAGGCGGCAGTTTCGCTCCTCAGGGCGAACCAGTGCTGACACCGGTCGAAACAGATTTATTCAACCTATTCAGCCACCTACCCTCGCTATCAGGCGTTGGCACAGCGCTCGCAAGGAAAGCGCCGGACCAGCTCGTCATGGGAGTGTCGTGCAAGTCCTTTCCGATTTGAGGGCCGCTTTTGAGGGGTCTTGGGGAGCAGAGATGCCAGGCGTTCGTTGGGTGAGGATTGTTGGGTTGGCCTGTGCCGCGCTGTCGGCGCTGACGCTGTCGGTCACCTCGGCGGCGGCGACCTCGCGCATCAAGGATCTCGCCAATATCGAGGGCGTGCGGCAGAACCAGCTCATCGGCTACGGCCTCGTCGTCGGCCTCAACGGCACCGGCGACACGCTCAACAACATTCCCTTCACCAAGCAGTCGCTGCAGGCGATGCTCGAGCGCATGGGCGTCAACATCCGCGGCGCCACCATCCGCACCGGCAACGTCGCCGCCGTGATGGTCACGGGCAACCTGCCGGCCTTCGCCACCCAGGGCACGCGCATGGACGTCACCGTGTCCGCGCTCGGCGATGCCAAGAATCTCCAGGGCGGCACCCTGCTGGTCACTCCCCTGCTCGGCGCCGACGGCAACGTCTATGCGGTGGCGCAGGGCTCGCTTGCGATCTCCGGCTTCCAGGCCGAGGGCGAGGCGGCCAAGATCGTGCGCGGCGTGCCCACGGTGGGACGCATCGCCAACGGCGCCATCATCGAGCGCGAGATCGAGTTCGCGCTCAACCGACTGCCGAACGTGCGCCTGGCGCTGCGCAACGCCGACTTCACCACCGCCAAGCGCATCGCGGCCGCGGTCAACGACTATCTCGGCGTCAAGACCGCCGAGCCGATCGATCCTTCGACGGTGCAGCTGTCGATCCCGCCCG from Bradyrhizobium sp. CB1015 harbors:
- a CDS encoding flagellar basal body P-ring protein FlgI, encoding MPGVRWVRIVGLACAALSALTLSVTSAAATSRIKDLANIEGVRQNQLIGYGLVVGLNGTGDTLNNIPFTKQSLQAMLERMGVNIRGATIRTGNVAAVMVTGNLPAFATQGTRMDVTVSALGDAKNLQGGTLLVTPLLGADGNVYAVAQGSLAISGFQAEGEAAKIVRGVPTVGRIANGAIIEREIEFALNRLPNVRLALRNADFTTAKRIAAAVNDYLGVKTAEPIDPSTVQLSIPPEFKGNVVAFLTEIEQLQVDPDLAAKIIIDERSGIIVMGRDVRVATVAVAQGNLTVTISESPQVSQPNPLSRGRTVVAPRSSVTVTEDGKKLALVKDGVSLQQLVDGLNGLGIGPRDMISILQAIKAAGAIEADIEVM